TAGGCGAGCTTGCTCTTTGTTTGTCCAAAGCCTCATCCGCGCAAGAGATATACGACGCGGCGCTTGCCTTCTATCAGCGGCGCGGCGTCGGCAAATTCGCGCTCTACCCCGGCTTTCGCTGGGACGGAGCGTCGCGCGCCATAGCGCCCGCCGTCCCCCTGGAGGCGATAACGCTCCCTGACATAATAGGCTACGAAGAACAAAAAGCGCTCGTCGTTGAAAACACCGCAGCCTTTCTTGATGGACGCCCCGCGAACAACGTGCTGCTCTACGGCGAGGGCGGCACAGGCAAATCCTCCACAATAAAGGCGCTGCTCAACGAATACGCGCCGCGCGGCCTGCGCATGATAGAAATATACAAGCACCAGATAGCGGATCTGGAGACGCTGCTTGAGGCCATAAAAGAGCGCAACTATAAATTCATACTCTTCATGGACGACCTCTCGTTTGAACAGTTTGAAGTGGAATATAAATTCCTCAAAGCCTTCATCGAGGGAGGCCTTGCAAAACGTCCCGACAACGTCCTCATCTACGCCACCTCAAACCGCCGCCATCTCATGAAAGAGAGCTGGGCCGACCGCGCCGACCGTGCCGAAGACATGCACGAATCAGAGACGCAGCAGGAAAAAATGTCACTTGTAGACCGCTTCGGCCTCATGATACGCTACATCTCGCCAGAGCAGAAAGAATACCTGAACATCGTAAACAGGCTCGCATGCGAATATAAAATAAAAAAGCCGCAGGAAAAACTCGAAAACGGCGCCGTTCGATGGGCGATGAAGCACGGAGGGTTCTCCGGCAGAAGCGCCCGTCAGTACATCGAATTTATGGCTGGCAAAGAAAATAAAGATTAAAACTTTGGGCGGCCGCTTCTGGCCGCCCTTTTCGCGCGCAAAACAGCGCGCCTGGGAGGGACTTAAATGAACGCTGAAAAAAACAGACGAAACATGCTCGTAGATTACTACGTATTCTCCGGCACGGGAAACACGCTCAAAATAGCGGGCCATATCGCCGAACGCCTAAAAGAGCTTGGCGCCGAAGTGCGCCTGCGCAAAATGGAAGACGGCTTTTCGCCGCGCGAAAAAGGATGCGTAGCCGGCATAGCCTTTCCCGTCGCCTTCTTCTCGACCTATCCGCTCGTGCTCGACTTCATAGACTCGCTGCCGCGCGGAGACGGCGCGGGCATCTTTCTCACCTGCACCATGGCCGGCGCGACATTCGGCCTCGAAGGCCGCTTCCGCGAAAAATTCATCGCAAAAGGCTGGCGTCCGCTCGGCGCCGCCGCCTTTAAAATGCCCGGCAATTACAATGACGACATAACTCCTGCGGCAAAATACGAAAAACTCGTCAAAGACTCGCTTGCGCAGGCGCGGAGATTCGCCGACGCGCTGCATCAGGGTCAGGCCTCGTGGGGCCGCGGCCTCCCGCTCATCCCCGCGCTGTGCGAGAGCTTCGTCCGCGGCGGAAGAGCCATGAAATTCTTCAACAAACATTTCCCGCTCTCCGTCGACGAATCAGTCTGCATAAACTGCGGCAGATGCCTCGGCCTCTGCCCCGTGGGAGCCGTCACCCAGACCGGCCGCCACCCGCGCATAGACCTCTTGAAATGCCAATGCTGCCAGCGCTGCGCCGGCTTCTGCCCCGTACACGCCATCTACGTTCAGGGCAAACACAAAGCGCAGTACCGCGCAATGGACTTTGAAGACTTCACCAACTGAAACGACCCTTCATAAACGCCGTGCAGTCGGCGCGCAAAACGAAAATCCGTCCCCCGTCCCAAGGGCCAAGATGTGATAATATATCTCTAACGGACGGGGGTTTACGCCGTACCTATTGCGGTTAGGGGCTGGAACGGTGAAAAAATATATCCAAAAGGCCGGCAGGCTTTATTTGAAAGACGATTTGCAGCACGCCATGCAGGACATCCTGAAATATCCACTCACCTTTATAGAGGCAGGGCCCGGCTTCGGAAAAACGACGGCCGTCAACGAATATCTGGAAAATAACGCGCCGGACCACGAAACGTACTGGCACACCTTCCTCGGCGAGCCGACCGACAAAGCATGGAA
The sequence above is drawn from the Cloacibacillus sp. genome and encodes:
- a CDS encoding ATP-binding protein encodes the protein MIRELIVYRDFERDEVFACVTGLIKSLGQIDGASLAESASWYCDCVSKMCAAAEKAGIAGNVWRSWIAMLLAENENAFSIAQERRAPLDGTAAALAMQDFETLLEYLRFDFGQLEAELGVDVMRRAGDFQPTPAGPVSFGRIPGAVIGELALCLSKASSAQEIYDAALAFYQRRGVGKFALYPGFRWDGASRAIAPAVPLEAITLPDIIGYEEQKALVVENTAAFLDGRPANNVLLYGEGGTGKSSTIKALLNEYAPRGLRMIEIYKHQIADLETLLEAIKERNYKFILFMDDLSFEQFEVEYKFLKAFIEGGLAKRPDNVLIYATSNRRHLMKESWADRADRAEDMHESETQQEKMSLVDRFGLMIRYISPEQKEYLNIVNRLACEYKIKKPQEKLENGAVRWAMKHGGFSGRSARQYIEFMAGKENKD
- a CDS encoding EFR1 family ferrodoxin (N-terminal region resembles flavodoxins. C-terminal ferrodoxin region binds two 4Fe-4S clusters.) encodes the protein MNAEKNRRNMLVDYYVFSGTGNTLKIAGHIAERLKELGAEVRLRKMEDGFSPREKGCVAGIAFPVAFFSTYPLVLDFIDSLPRGDGAGIFLTCTMAGATFGLEGRFREKFIAKGWRPLGAAAFKMPGNYNDDITPAAKYEKLVKDSLAQARRFADALHQGQASWGRGLPLIPALCESFVRGGRAMKFFNKHFPLSVDESVCINCGRCLGLCPVGAVTQTGRHPRIDLLKCQCCQRCAGFCPVHAIYVQGKHKAQYRAMDFEDFTN